One stretch of Dyella jiangningensis DNA includes these proteins:
- a CDS encoding tetratricopeptide repeat-containing sulfotransferase family protein produces MTEPRSAHDMPRQPLSAQAERMLAQAREAWSRHAFDAAERSLIGVLALVPNEPTATRMLGMVSQRRGNHTQAIDCFQRVLPVWPHDSDLHVCLGIALFERGSIDQALAHMRQACELQPQSAPAWFNFGEALARVTRTAEAVAALHRALELDPAHVPARLSLSKAQASLGEIDHAVAGFREVLRRDPVNAEGWFGLSNLNTVRFDATDAASLQRALAREGLPARHRELLGFTLAKAQEDQGDYREAFETFRRANASRRERVTWDAAGERRRVDAIQRIFANDMPAPLDPGLGREVIFIVSIPRSGSTLVEQILASHPDVEGANEIKDMPEVIDAETRRRHSAFPLWAPDASAGDWQRLGREYLVRTALWRKVKPRFTDKSLVTWYLVGAALTMLPAARVVIVRRDPVETCLACYRQCFTEQTGFTCDLDEMADYCIDFTRLTRFWLQRYPDRVLDLPYESLVDEPEPVIRRLLDFCDLPFDPACLAFHKTARTVLSAPSAAQVRQPLRRDTARSARYGDKLDGLRQRLRDAGLPLE; encoded by the coding sequence ATGACAGAACCTCGGTCAGCGCACGACATGCCGCGGCAACCGCTTTCCGCGCAGGCCGAGCGCATGCTGGCGCAGGCGCGCGAAGCATGGTCGCGCCATGCCTTCGATGCGGCGGAGCGATCCCTGATCGGCGTGCTCGCCCTCGTGCCGAACGAGCCCACTGCCACCCGCATGCTGGGCATGGTGTCCCAGCGCCGCGGCAATCACACGCAGGCCATCGACTGTTTCCAGCGCGTGCTGCCGGTGTGGCCCCACGATTCCGACCTGCATGTCTGCCTCGGCATCGCATTGTTCGAGCGCGGCAGCATCGACCAGGCCCTGGCGCATATGCGGCAGGCGTGCGAACTGCAGCCGCAATCGGCCCCGGCCTGGTTCAACTTCGGTGAAGCACTGGCCAGGGTGACACGCACCGCCGAGGCGGTTGCCGCCCTGCACCGCGCACTCGAACTCGATCCGGCGCACGTGCCGGCCCGACTGTCGTTGTCCAAGGCGCAGGCTAGCCTCGGCGAGATCGATCACGCCGTGGCGGGTTTTCGCGAGGTGTTGCGAAGGGATCCGGTCAACGCCGAAGGATGGTTCGGCCTGTCGAATCTCAACACCGTGCGTTTCGACGCAACGGACGCGGCCAGCCTCCAGCGCGCGCTGGCTCGTGAAGGCTTGCCGGCGCGTCATCGCGAACTGCTCGGCTTTACCCTGGCGAAAGCGCAAGAAGATCAGGGCGACTATCGCGAAGCATTCGAGACGTTCCGGCGCGCCAATGCCTCGCGCCGCGAACGGGTGACGTGGGACGCCGCGGGAGAACGCCGGCGCGTGGACGCGATCCAGCGCATCTTCGCCAACGACATGCCGGCGCCGCTGGATCCCGGGCTGGGCCGCGAAGTCATCTTCATCGTCAGCATCCCGCGTTCCGGCTCGACGCTGGTCGAGCAGATCCTCGCGTCGCATCCGGACGTCGAGGGCGCGAACGAGATCAAGGACATGCCGGAGGTGATCGACGCGGAAACGCGCCGCCGCCATTCGGCCTTCCCGTTGTGGGCGCCCGACGCCAGCGCCGGTGACTGGCAACGGCTGGGCCGCGAGTATCTCGTGCGCACCGCTTTGTGGCGCAAGGTCAAACCGCGCTTCACCGACAAGAGCCTGGTGACCTGGTACCTCGTGGGAGCGGCACTGACGATGCTACCGGCCGCGCGCGTGGTCATCGTTCGCCGGGATCCGGTCGAGACCTGCCTGGCGTGCTATCGCCAATGCTTCACCGAGCAGACCGGCTTCACCTGCGATCTCGACGAGATGGCCGACTACTGCATCGACTTCACGCGCCTTACCCGCTTCTGGCTGCAGCGATATCCCGACCGCGTGCTCGATCTTCCCTACGAATCGCTGGTGGATGAGCCCGAGCCCGTCATCCGGCGACTGCTGGACTTCTGCGACCTGCCGTTCGACCCCGCCTGCCTCGCCTTCCACAAGACGGCGCGCACCGTATTGAGCGCACCGAGCGCCGCGCAGGTGCGCCAGCCGCTGCGCCGTGACACGGCACGCAGCGCACGGTACGGCGACAAGCTGGATGGCCTGCGCCAACGCCTGCGCGATGCGGGACTGCCGCTGGAGTAG
- a CDS encoding TonB-dependent receptor, with translation MKGKSLRTLRPQHVLKNKALPFAIGSILFGVAGGAWAQATSGTIYGTVPAVAGESVQITGGSGFNRTIDVGTSGKYSVTLPVGTYTVSLLQNGQVVDSRSGVSPAAAGAVAVDFAAPGATTGARTLGTISVTGNALPPIDVSTTNQVTTITAKQLQQLPLQRTAEDIALLAPGVNLGSPEIGTGPLGTPNLVFGGASTAENAYYLDGMNTTELLNNQGGISLPYGAIEQQQTFISGYDARYGRSIGGVINQIGKSGDNEWHFGARALWQPGSLRNDPDNYYYANKLVSSQGNRPGDLAVYRNNNDSSETIYDAYISGPLIKDKLFFYIGLEQDDSHYRTTSEFSSTATTETWKVHDPKFYTKFNWNINDSNVLSASYVQNSHKTAGTIYDFDYDTLKPGDFNSLDQIKRTTFKVWVANYTSYLTDNLTLNAMVGKMHGSYYTSQPGYEGFDPLLPHIASSSVQDPAFVPPGGISNSQINSTITDPNHKESVTNYRLDLDYKLGDHDFQVGIDNINSRDINDGSVNPGPGYQWIYGQSDPGSPVFGVDPNVPPYVAPSTQCHPDSTGTVRCYYVQQHTDISVASVRVAQRAQYIMDNWQVTPNLLLNLGIRNDQFTNYDASGVPYIRLTKPQWAPRLGFSWDVHGDSSLKVFGNAGRYYLALPEQVALSIAAPVTNAGVYGTYTGIDPATGAPTGFTPLPQNPSTGVSIDSEYGQAKDPRVSASRNIKAEYSDNYVLGLQQQFEMLGTPWVFGATGTYQRMNRIIDDFDDIQIECAAGRAQGYAYMTPDTCSQWAQSLVLINPGETSNLWMQSPTGALVPVTLSAKDQGFPKGPTRRYYSLDLSLEHAWDGKWFAKFDYMFSRTWGNDEGPVSTYSQQGGSYESLTTGWDFPERMEYSSGVLPNDRRHQFKIYGAYQVAPDWTLGANLYIASGTPVLCRGGYGPNQLALHGSHTYYWCGGEPVPPGSLGRLPWTHQVGLNVDYKPGWADHKLDFNLAVFNLLDQQTPVFYNDFFGTTSSPNPDFGRVQDTLSPRYVRFSVAYDF, from the coding sequence ATGAAGGGCAAATCTTTGCGTACGTTGCGTCCCCAGCATGTACTCAAGAACAAGGCACTACCGTTTGCCATTGGCTCGATCCTCTTCGGCGTCGCCGGCGGCGCATGGGCACAGGCGACCAGCGGCACCATCTACGGCACGGTGCCCGCGGTGGCCGGCGAGTCCGTCCAGATCACCGGCGGCTCGGGCTTCAACCGCACCATCGACGTGGGCACATCCGGCAAATATTCGGTGACGCTGCCGGTGGGCACGTACACCGTGTCGCTGCTGCAGAACGGCCAGGTCGTGGATTCGCGCAGCGGCGTAAGCCCGGCGGCCGCCGGCGCGGTGGCCGTCGATTTCGCCGCCCCGGGCGCGACCACGGGAGCGCGTACGCTCGGCACCATCAGCGTCACGGGCAATGCGCTTCCGCCGATCGACGTAAGCACCACCAACCAGGTGACCACCATCACGGCAAAGCAGTTGCAGCAGCTGCCGTTGCAGCGCACCGCCGAGGACATCGCCCTGCTGGCGCCGGGCGTCAACCTGGGTTCGCCCGAAATCGGCACCGGCCCGCTGGGCACGCCGAACCTGGTGTTCGGCGGCGCATCGACGGCCGAGAACGCGTACTACCTCGATGGCATGAACACCACCGAGCTGCTCAACAACCAGGGCGGCATCTCCCTGCCCTATGGCGCGATCGAGCAGCAGCAGACCTTCATCAGCGGTTACGACGCGCGCTATGGACGCTCCATCGGCGGCGTGATCAACCAGATCGGCAAGAGCGGCGACAACGAGTGGCATTTCGGCGCCCGCGCCCTGTGGCAGCCGGGCAGCCTGCGCAACGATCCCGACAACTACTACTACGCCAACAAGCTGGTGAGCAGCCAGGGCAACCGGCCTGGCGATCTCGCCGTCTATCGCAACAACAACGACAGCAGCGAGACGATCTACGACGCCTACATCAGCGGCCCGCTGATCAAGGACAAGCTGTTCTTCTACATCGGCCTGGAGCAGGACGACTCCCACTACCGCACCACGTCGGAGTTCAGCAGCACCGCCACGACCGAAACGTGGAAGGTGCACGATCCGAAGTTCTATACGAAGTTCAACTGGAACATCAACGACAGCAACGTGCTGAGCGCGAGCTACGTGCAGAACTCGCACAAGACCGCCGGCACCATCTACGACTTCGACTACGACACCCTGAAGCCGGGCGACTTCAACAGCCTCGACCAGATCAAGCGGACCACCTTCAAGGTCTGGGTGGCCAATTACACCTCGTACCTCACCGACAACCTGACCCTGAACGCCATGGTCGGCAAGATGCACGGCTCGTACTACACGAGCCAGCCGGGCTACGAGGGCTTTGACCCGTTGCTGCCGCACATCGCCAGCAGTTCGGTGCAGGATCCGGCGTTCGTGCCGCCTGGCGGCATCTCCAACTCGCAGATCAACTCGACGATCACCGACCCCAACCACAAGGAGTCGGTAACCAACTACCGGCTTGACCTCGACTACAAACTGGGCGACCACGATTTCCAGGTCGGCATCGACAACATCAACTCCAGGGACATCAACGACGGCTCGGTGAATCCGGGCCCGGGATACCAGTGGATCTACGGGCAGAGCGACCCCGGCTCGCCGGTGTTCGGCGTGGACCCGAACGTTCCGCCCTACGTGGCGCCATCGACCCAGTGCCATCCGGATTCCACGGGCACCGTTCGCTGCTATTACGTGCAGCAGCACACCGACATCAGCGTGGCGTCCGTGCGCGTCGCGCAACGTGCGCAGTACATCATGGACAACTGGCAGGTGACGCCCAACCTGCTATTGAACCTGGGCATTCGCAACGACCAGTTCACCAACTACGACGCCTCGGGCGTGCCGTACATCCGCCTGACCAAGCCGCAGTGGGCGCCGCGCCTGGGCTTCAGCTGGGACGTGCACGGCGACTCCTCGCTGAAGGTGTTCGGCAATGCGGGCCGCTATTACCTCGCGCTGCCGGAACAGGTGGCGCTGTCCATCGCCGCGCCGGTGACGAACGCCGGTGTGTATGGCACCTACACCGGCATCGATCCCGCCACCGGCGCGCCGACCGGCTTCACGCCGCTGCCGCAGAATCCGTCGACGGGCGTATCGATCGACAGCGAATACGGCCAGGCCAAGGATCCGCGCGTGTCCGCCTCGCGCAACATCAAGGCCGAGTACTCGGACAACTACGTGCTGGGCCTGCAGCAGCAGTTCGAGATGCTGGGGACGCCGTGGGTGTTCGGCGCGACCGGCACGTACCAGCGCATGAACCGAATCATCGACGACTTCGACGACATCCAGATCGAATGCGCGGCCGGGCGTGCCCAAGGCTATGCCTACATGACGCCCGACACCTGCAGCCAGTGGGCGCAGAGCCTGGTGCTGATCAACCCGGGCGAGACCAGCAACCTGTGGATGCAGTCGCCCACCGGCGCGCTCGTGCCGGTGACGCTCAGCGCCAAGGACCAGGGCTTCCCGAAGGGACCGACGCGCCGCTACTACTCGCTCGACCTCTCGCTGGAACACGCGTGGGACGGCAAGTGGTTCGCCAAGTTCGACTACATGTTCTCCCGCACCTGGGGTAACGACGAAGGCCCGGTCAGCACGTATTCGCAGCAGGGCGGCTCGTACGAATCGCTCACCACCGGCTGGGACTTCCCCGAGCGCATGGAGTACTCCTCCGGCGTGCTGCCCAACGATCGCAGGCACCAGTTCAAGATCTACGGCGCCTATCAGGTCGCTCCGGACTGGACGCTGGGCGCCAACCTCTACATTGCCTCCGGCACGCCGGTGCTTTGCCGCGGTGGCTACGGCCCGAACCAGCTGGCGCTGCATGGCTCGCACACGTATTACTGGTGCGGCGGCGAACCGGTTCCGCCGGGTTCGCTGGGACGCCTGCCGTGGACGCATCAGGTGGGCCTCAACGTGGATTACAAACCGGGCTGGGCCGATCACAAGCTCGATTTCAACCTCGCGGTGTTCAACCTGCTCGATCAGCAGACGCCGGTTTTCTACAACGACTTCTTCGGCACCACCTCCAGCCCCAATCCCGACTTCGGCCGGGTGCAGGACACGCTCTCGCCACGCTATGTCAGGTTCTCGGTGGCCTACGATTTTTGA
- the gltS gene encoding sodium/glutamate symporter, producing MLTLDSIQTLACGGLLLLVGYGIRRRVPLLARFSIPAPVIGGLLVALAMLACRHWSITPIRFDTGFEQPLMIAFFTGIGFNASTTLLKIGGRQILLFLGLASALAVIQNLLGVGMAKAFGLPPLFGVVTGSATLAGGPATGLAFAPLFASAGVQGAKSVALANAMAGIVCGSILGAPLAALLIERLKLYPANAAPAEDELPAITVPPKRRFVDPAYAGLKSLVFMLIAMGIGAWISAGLGMLGLTLPAYIGAMLAGAVIRNIDDRLGWFGLSAGSMELIGNISLSLFLVMALMDLHLWDLSGMAAPLLVNLALQTVLVVALCCWPLLQLMGRDYDAAVMASGFTGFMLGTTANAMACMSSLTERFGPAPRAFLVAPVVGAFLIDFTNAVIITVFVNVWK from the coding sequence GTGCTGACACTCGATTCGATACAGACCCTGGCCTGCGGCGGCCTGCTGCTGCTCGTCGGCTATGGCATCCGCCGGCGCGTGCCGTTGCTGGCGCGCTTCAGCATCCCGGCGCCGGTGATCGGCGGCTTGCTGGTGGCGCTGGCGATGCTCGCATGCCGCCACTGGAGCATCACGCCGATACGCTTCGACACCGGCTTCGAGCAGCCGTTGATGATCGCCTTTTTCACCGGCATCGGCTTCAACGCGAGCACCACGCTGCTGAAGATCGGCGGACGGCAGATCCTGTTGTTCCTTGGGCTGGCCAGCGCGCTGGCGGTGATCCAGAACCTGCTTGGCGTCGGCATGGCCAAGGCGTTCGGACTGCCGCCGCTGTTCGGTGTGGTGACCGGCTCGGCCACGCTGGCCGGAGGCCCCGCGACCGGGCTGGCGTTTGCGCCGCTGTTCGCCAGTGCCGGCGTGCAAGGCGCCAAGAGCGTAGCGCTGGCCAATGCGATGGCCGGCATCGTCTGCGGCTCCATCCTGGGCGCGCCGCTGGCGGCGCTGCTGATCGAGCGGCTCAAGCTTTATCCCGCCAATGCCGCGCCTGCCGAGGACGAATTGCCCGCGATCACAGTGCCGCCGAAGCGCCGTTTCGTGGACCCGGCCTATGCAGGACTCAAGAGCCTCGTATTCATGCTGATCGCCATGGGCATCGGCGCATGGATCAGCGCGGGGCTGGGCATGCTGGGCCTCACCCTTCCCGCCTATATCGGCGCGATGCTGGCGGGCGCGGTCATCCGCAACATCGACGACCGCCTCGGCTGGTTCGGCCTGTCGGCAGGCAGCATGGAGCTGATCGGCAACATCAGCCTCTCGCTGTTCCTCGTCATGGCACTGATGGACCTGCACCTGTGGGATCTCTCGGGCATGGCCGCGCCGCTGCTGGTGAACCTGGCGCTGCAAACCGTCCTTGTGGTGGCCCTGTGTTGCTGGCCGCTGCTGCAGCTGATGGGTCGCGACTACGATGCCGCCGTGATGGCCAGCGGTTTTACCGGCTTCATGCTCGGCACCACGGCCAATGCGATGGCTTGCATGAGCTCGTTGACCGAGCGCTTCGGTCCTGCACCGCGTGCGTTCCTGGTGGCGCCGGTGGTGGGCGCCTTCCTCATCGACTTCACCAACGCCGTGATCATCACGGTGTTCGTCAACGTCTGGAAGTAG
- the dgcN gene encoding N-acetyltransferase DgcN: MSAQGVEVAPWGPPYLLYLGSAPDDLSIKTARGLAYWRPQWCLGQHRRDDCAVTLGLPDVGLAQSRDNGADTMVIGVANAGGVMSPEMVADTIAALEAGLNVVSGLHHRLNDQAEIVAAARANGRALFDARAPQPGLPVGTGKPRAGRRLLTVGTDCSVGKMYTALALERSLRQRGCPADFRATGQTGILVAGAGIPIDAVVADFISGAAEAISPARGDHGWDLIEGQGSLFHPSFAGVSLGLLHGSQPDALVLCHEPTRRHMRGLADYPIPDLMACMEANLAAARLTNPAVKPVGIALNTSNLPADEAQAACERIGALFGLPCQDPVSMGVEAITDHLIASFGN; encoded by the coding sequence ATGTCCGCTCAAGGCGTAGAAGTCGCCCCGTGGGGACCGCCATACCTGCTGTACCTGGGCAGCGCCCCCGATGACCTGTCGATCAAGACGGCGCGCGGGCTCGCGTATTGGCGGCCACAATGGTGCCTTGGCCAGCACCGCCGCGACGACTGCGCGGTAACCCTGGGCCTGCCGGATGTCGGCCTGGCGCAGAGCCGGGACAACGGCGCCGATACGATGGTGATCGGTGTGGCCAATGCCGGCGGCGTGATGAGTCCGGAGATGGTGGCCGACACCATCGCTGCGCTGGAGGCGGGACTCAACGTGGTATCGGGCCTGCATCACCGGCTGAACGACCAGGCGGAGATCGTGGCTGCCGCGCGCGCCAATGGCCGCGCGTTGTTCGATGCGCGCGCGCCGCAGCCGGGCCTGCCGGTGGGCACGGGTAAGCCGCGCGCGGGCCGGCGGCTGCTGACGGTGGGCACGGACTGCTCGGTGGGCAAGATGTATACCGCGCTCGCGCTGGAACGCTCGTTGCGTCAACGCGGGTGCCCGGCGGACTTCCGCGCGACCGGGCAGACCGGCATCCTCGTCGCGGGCGCAGGCATTCCGATCGATGCGGTGGTGGCGGATTTCATCTCCGGCGCAGCGGAAGCGATTTCGCCGGCCCGCGGCGACCACGGCTGGGACCTGATCGAAGGCCAGGGCTCGCTGTTCCATCCTTCGTTCGCCGGCGTTTCGCTGGGCCTGCTGCATGGCTCGCAGCCCGATGCGCTGGTGCTCTGCCATGAACCGACGCGACGCCACATGCGCGGACTGGCCGATTACCCCATTCCGGATCTCATGGCCTGCATGGAGGCCAACCTCGCTGCGGCCCGGCTCACCAACCCCGCGGTGAAACCGGTGGGCATCGCGCTCAATACGTCCAACCTGCCCGCGGACGAAGCGCAGGCCGCCTGCGAACGCATCGGCGCCCTGTTCGGCCTGCCCTGCCAGGATCCGGTGTCCATGGGCGTGGAAGCCATCACCGACCACCTCATCGCCAGCTTCGGGAACTGA
- a CDS encoding LysR family transcriptional regulator: MRLRYIELFHAVLSTGSLTGAASLLNVSQPAASKALQQAESHLGFPLFSRVRGRLQPTPQALLMRHQIDKLMRDLYDLRRLAVNITRPESHPLRVTCTPALAQVLVPDVIARLGEIYPETIVELFTQHSAVMCESLMLREADIGLTLQDINHHGLVQQPLCRGNIKVVAPPGWWPARELDRPLPIKALAGQPMIGITVQDALGAMLQNHLTKVDPAPVTRVWVQTYQLACSLVARGGGLALVDPFTAQCSREPVQKRPLKLEMDVVLYVVYRPDSPLSGVQTRFLEYVAEMAQKMLANTA; encoded by the coding sequence ATGCGTCTGCGTTACATCGAGCTGTTCCATGCTGTCCTTAGCACGGGCAGCCTCACCGGCGCAGCCAGCCTGTTGAACGTCTCGCAACCTGCCGCCAGCAAGGCGCTGCAGCAGGCCGAGAGCCACCTGGGCTTCCCGTTGTTCAGCCGCGTGCGTGGCCGCCTGCAGCCAACGCCGCAGGCGCTGCTGATGCGTCACCAGATCGACAAGCTCATGCGCGATCTGTACGACCTGCGACGCCTGGCCGTGAACATCACCCGTCCGGAAAGCCATCCGCTGCGCGTTACCTGCACACCCGCGCTCGCGCAGGTGCTGGTGCCAGACGTCATCGCGCGGCTGGGCGAGATCTACCCGGAAACCATCGTCGAGCTGTTCACGCAGCACTCGGCGGTGATGTGCGAATCGCTGATGCTGCGCGAAGCGGACATCGGCCTCACCCTGCAGGACATCAATCACCACGGCCTCGTGCAGCAGCCGCTGTGCCGCGGCAACATCAAGGTGGTCGCACCGCCCGGCTGGTGGCCGGCGCGCGAACTCGACCGCCCCTTGCCGATCAAGGCGCTGGCAGGCCAGCCGATGATCGGCATCACCGTGCAGGATGCGCTGGGCGCGATGCTGCAGAACCATCTCACCAAGGTCGACCCCGCACCCGTGACGCGTGTCTGGGTGCAGACCTACCAGCTGGCATGCTCGCTGGTCGCACGGGGCGGTGGCCTGGCCCTCGTGGATCCGTTCACCGCGCAATGCAGCCGGGAGCCCGTGCAGAAGCGCCCCCTGAAACTGGAAATGGACGTCGTCCTGTACGTCGTGTATCGCCCCGACAGCCCCCTCAGCGGCGTGCAGACACGCTTCCTGGAATACGTGGCGGAGATGGCGCAGAAGATGTTGGCGAATACGGCATGA
- a CDS encoding FtsX-like permease family protein, with the protein MFRLAIRMLLGDRAKYAGLIFGITFTSFLVTFALCCFSGFMTWGFALISEHPYADVWVMDPSVASVEQTANLPDAALYRVRSVEGVRGAVPMTLGNVDIHFPNGSFQSYQLIGLDDASLAGVPATTRFATALLRTPDGVLVSAGGTDDKLNTPSRARDQWPYGRVHLDVPIRELRAGDTLQINDRRALVVDNVQALPRYPARPLLYTTIANASRFLPAERHRLTFVLASAAPGTDPRVLARRIEARTGLRARTAAEFKSDTVYWFLLNSEDVGDVATMLCLAMIVGFGVTGVMLYIFTSENLRQYAVLGAMGATSRQLVHMLFAQAGVCALLGTGLGLGLCSVAGRFLGTLDYPFRMMWFTPIFGMAMVTVVSLVAALLSVRPVLKLSPAVVFAGR; encoded by the coding sequence ATGTTCCGCCTCGCGATCCGCATGTTGCTGGGTGACCGTGCAAAGTACGCCGGCCTGATCTTCGGCATCACGTTCACGTCGTTCCTGGTGACGTTCGCGCTGTGCTGCTTCAGCGGCTTCATGACGTGGGGTTTCGCGCTGATCTCGGAGCATCCTTACGCGGACGTATGGGTCATGGACCCGTCGGTGGCCTCGGTGGAGCAGACCGCCAACCTGCCCGATGCCGCGCTTTATCGCGTGCGCAGCGTGGAAGGCGTCCGTGGCGCCGTGCCGATGACGCTGGGCAACGTGGACATCCATTTTCCCAACGGCAGCTTCCAGTCCTATCAACTCATCGGCCTGGACGATGCCTCGCTCGCCGGCGTGCCGGCGACGACGCGGTTCGCCACGGCCCTGCTCCGGACGCCCGATGGAGTGCTGGTCAGTGCCGGCGGCACCGACGACAAACTCAATACGCCCTCTCGCGCCCGGGACCAGTGGCCCTACGGCCGCGTGCACCTCGACGTGCCCATACGCGAACTGCGCGCCGGCGATACGTTGCAGATCAACGACCGGCGGGCGCTGGTGGTGGACAACGTGCAGGCGCTTCCGCGTTACCCGGCACGCCCCCTGCTCTACACCACGATAGCCAACGCCAGCCGCTTTCTTCCGGCGGAACGCCATCGCCTGACCTTCGTGCTCGCCAGCGCGGCGCCCGGCACGGACCCGCGCGTGCTGGCACGTCGCATCGAGGCACGCACGGGCTTGCGTGCGCGTACCGCCGCCGAGTTCAAGAGCGATACCGTGTACTGGTTTCTGCTCAACTCGGAAGACGTGGGCGATGTCGCCACCATGCTTTGCCTGGCGATGATCGTGGGCTTCGGCGTCACCGGCGTGATGCTCTACATCTTCACCAGCGAAAACCTGCGGCAGTACGCCGTGCTGGGCGCCATGGGCGCCACCTCCAGGCAACTGGTGCACATGCTGTTCGCGCAGGCAGGCGTGTGCGCCTTGCTGGGTACCGGGCTGGGCCTCGGGCTGTGCAGCGTCGCGGGCAGGTTTTTGGGCACGCTGGACTATCCGTTCCGCATGATGTGGTTCACGCCCATCTTCGGCATGGCCATGGTGACCGTGGTGAGCCTGGTCGCGGCGCTGCTGAGCGTGCGCCCCGTGTTGAAGCTGTCACCGGCGGTCGTATTCGCCGGACGCTGA
- a CDS encoding TolC family protein yields the protein MATAELYPQFSLDASLGLASFTASDFFNRQSALWSVGPAFSWPVFRHGQIKSMIRVRDEQAQQALIAYRQSILTATQEVEDALAANEEEHKRQAMLAASHAAQLRALDHARALYKGGMTDFRAILDQQQRALQAESAVDQSMAKQRLDRIALYKALGGGWNGEMR from the coding sequence GTGGCGACGGCCGAGCTCTATCCGCAGTTCTCGCTCGATGCATCGTTGGGATTGGCGAGCTTCACCGCGAGCGACTTCTTCAACCGGCAGAGCGCGCTGTGGTCCGTCGGCCCCGCTTTCAGCTGGCCGGTGTTCCGGCATGGACAGATCAAATCCATGATCCGCGTGCGTGACGAACAGGCGCAGCAGGCCTTGATCGCCTATCGGCAGTCCATTCTCACCGCCACGCAGGAGGTCGAGGACGCGCTGGCCGCCAATGAGGAGGAACACAAGCGCCAGGCCATGCTCGCCGCCTCCCATGCCGCCCAGTTGCGCGCACTGGACCACGCCCGCGCGTTGTACAAGGGCGGCATGACGGATTTCCGCGCCATACTGGACCAGCAACAGCGCGCACTGCAGGCCGAAAGCGCGGTGGACCAGAGCATGGCGAAGCAGCGCCTTGATCGCATCGCCCTGTACAAGGCACTCGGCGGCGGCTGGAACGGAGAGATGCGCTGA
- a CDS encoding ATP-binding protein — protein MDIRVERDGDELRVDVQDNGPGMTPDELARACEPFFRGQASGATGSGLGLAIVSDAARTMKASFTLTCQGAGLLATLRLPMARAHPVDTAAARRP, from the coding sequence GTGGATATACGCGTCGAGCGTGATGGAGATGAACTGCGTGTCGACGTCCAGGACAATGGCCCGGGCATGACGCCGGACGAACTGGCCAGGGCATGCGAACCGTTCTTCCGGGGTCAGGCCTCGGGAGCAACCGGCAGTGGGCTTGGCCTGGCCATCGTGTCCGATGCGGCGCGCACCATGAAGGCTAGTTTCACGCTGACGTGCCAAGGAGCGGGGTTGCTCGCCACGCTTCGACTACCCATGGCGCGGGCGCATCCCGTCGATACGGCGGCAGCTCGACGCCCGTAG
- a CDS encoding dihydrofolate reductase family protein: MAKFVFGLNMSLDGYIDHQAFAPGRALFRHFIEQVREAAGMVYGRRMYEVMRYWDDDTHEWDADEREYAMAWRSKPKWVVSHSLSSVGPNATLVADGVEAAMRKLKADLAGDIDVAGPGLAQSLGDLGLIDEYRLYLHPVVLGHGKPFFAGPRPPLRLVASDEVDKNVIRLTYVTA, encoded by the coding sequence ATGGCGAAGTTCGTTTTCGGATTGAACATGTCCCTGGATGGCTACATCGACCACCAGGCGTTCGCACCCGGGCGCGCGCTCTTTCGCCACTTCATCGAACAGGTGCGCGAAGCGGCGGGCATGGTGTACGGCCGGCGCATGTACGAGGTCATGCGTTACTGGGATGACGACACGCATGAATGGGATGCGGACGAGCGCGAGTATGCGATGGCCTGGCGAAGCAAACCGAAGTGGGTCGTGTCGCACTCGCTGAGCTCCGTTGGCCCGAACGCCACGCTGGTCGCCGATGGCGTCGAAGCGGCGATGCGGAAACTGAAGGCCGATCTCGCAGGCGACATCGACGTCGCTGGACCAGGGCTGGCGCAAAGCCTGGGTGACCTCGGGCTCATCGACGAATATCGGCTCTACCTCCACCCCGTCGTGCTCGGCCACGGCAAGCCCTTCTTCGCGGGACCGCGACCGCCGCTGCGCCTTGTCGCCAGCGACGAGGTCGACAAGAACGTGATTCGACTGACCTACGTTACCGCCTGA